One genomic region from Candidatus Endomicrobiellum trichonymphae encodes:
- a CDS encoding DUF948 domain-containing protein: MNSIGLVFIIIGVILITLSVVAVTVFLILMLIGIKKSAIEFRRFIKKINSELDGVNKVSGVASMRRKLSSLVIKGISFLFYAFLSVSERKNRTHGE; the protein is encoded by the coding sequence ATGAATTCTATAGGTTTAGTATTTATTATTATAGGAGTTATTTTAATAACTCTTTCCGTAGTGGCAGTGACAGTTTTTCTAATACTTATGCTGATTGGGATAAAGAAATCTGCGATAGAATTTAGAAGGTTTATAAAGAAAATAAACAGCGAACTAGATGGTGTCAATAAAGTTTCTGGTGTTGCATCAATGAGAAGAAAGTTATCGTCTTTGGTTATTAAGGGGATTTCATTTCTTTTTTATGCTTTTTTAAGTGTCAGTGAAAGAAAAAACAGAACGCATGGGGAATAA
- a CDS encoding UDP-N-acetylglucosamine--N-acetylmuramyl-(pentapeptide) pyrophosphoryl-undecaprenol N-acetylglucosamine transferase: protein MGNRNIIIASSGTGGHIYPGIALAEEFKNKGYNPIFFISNNTASIKILKNSGFEYIEFNVSGMPGGISFLFITFLVKMKFSFFKALIKIVKLDPLAVIGTGGYIAVPVLFAAKILHKKTFIHEQNAIPGKANILLNKITDKTFISFQSSEKYFKKKNTILSNYPVRKNILSVSKEKILRELKFENGIFTVLVFGGSLGAVKLNEVACETLLKLSFKNRIQVLHITGSGNYIKIQEKIGDNPDYRVFEYMHDIGAAYAASDVVVCRSGAGSVFELKALDKPAVLVPYLYAADNHQYWNAKEIEKDGKVIIIEEKNLAKESLSNAIYALKENIKSNTAESIIKFPRKLVFEEIIKCMKS from the coding sequence ATGGGGAATAGAAATATAATTATTGCTTCAAGCGGAACGGGAGGGCATATCTATCCAGGCATAGCTTTAGCGGAAGAATTTAAGAATAAAGGGTATAATCCCATTTTTTTTATAAGTAATAATACCGCTTCCATAAAGATTTTAAAAAACAGCGGATTTGAATATATTGAATTTAACGTTTCGGGAATGCCGGGGGGAATTTCATTTTTGTTTATAACGTTTTTAGTTAAAATGAAGTTTAGTTTTTTTAAAGCGTTAATAAAGATTGTAAAGCTGGATCCTTTAGCGGTAATAGGTACTGGGGGATATATTGCAGTTCCTGTTCTTTTTGCGGCAAAAATACTGCATAAAAAAACTTTTATACATGAGCAGAACGCTATTCCGGGCAAAGCAAATATACTTTTAAATAAAATAACCGATAAGACGTTTATAAGTTTTCAATCTTCAGAAAAATATTTTAAAAAAAAAAATACTATTCTCTCAAACTATCCCGTTAGGAAAAATATTTTGTCGGTATCAAAAGAAAAAATATTACGGGAACTTAAATTTGAAAATGGAATTTTTACGGTTTTAGTTTTTGGAGGAAGCCTCGGTGCGGTTAAGCTTAATGAAGTCGCCTGCGAGACTCTTTTAAAATTGTCTTTTAAAAATAGAATTCAGGTTTTGCATATTACAGGTTCTGGGAATTATATTAAAATTCAAGAAAAAATCGGAGATAATCCGGATTACAGAGTTTTTGAGTATATGCATGATATCGGTGCTGCCTACGCTGCAAGCGATGTTGTAGTATGTCGTTCAGGCGCTGGTAGCGTGTTTGAGCTTAAAGCTTTGGATAAACCTGCGGTTTTAGTGCCGTATCTTTATGCTGCTGATAATCATCAGTATTGGAATGCAAAAGAAATAGAAAAAGATGGTAAAGTCATAATAATTGAAGAAAAAAATCTTGCGAAAGAAAGCTTAAGCAATGCCATATATGCGCTTAAGGAAAATATAAAAAGTAATACGGCTGAAAGTATAATCAAATTTCCGCGTAAATTAGTATTTGAGGAAATAATAAAATGCATGAAATCTTGA
- a CDS encoding ATP cone domain-containing protein, whose protein sequence is MNYPFCGINNDQVLDSLPIEHVPAVRRLRKWLNYKTFERPKELPIMVVKSDSRREPFDRRKIWAGMYRKRSISSETINKMVSKIEDEIVGECIMEIPSRNIG, encoded by the coding sequence ATGAATTATCCTTTTTGCGGTATTAATAATGATCAGGTTCTTGATTCGCTCCCTATCGAACATGTGCCGGCTGTAAGAAGACTCAGGAAATGGCTCAACTACAAAACTTTTGAGAGACCTAAAGAACTACCGATTATGGTTGTTAAATCAGACAGTAGAAGAGAACCGTTTGACAGGAGAAAAATTTGGGCAGGTATGTATAGAAAACGTTCTATTTCGTCTGAAACAATAAATAAAATGGTAAGTAAAATTGAAGATGAAATTGTGGGCGAATGTATTATGGAAATTCCTTCGAGGAATATAGGGTAA
- a CDS encoding septation protein SpoVG family protein has translation MTLAKISLLVLIAPLVLCSSLYAELKITKIIHDNKSFEIVLNDDIKISNILLKNNDVKLPIYRSKNKVYKQFGILKREFRQYLVSALYQNKISSKTEKTVFKTNKLSISKKHLKIKAFVSVIFDDDIEIECRIMQSAKGLWIAWPSNKKDGVWVKDFEFINKDLKKAVEKKLIDDYIFKNDKIKGK, from the coding sequence ATGACATTAGCTAAAATCTCATTATTGGTTTTAATTGCTCCTCTCGTATTATGTTCGTCTCTTTATGCTGAATTAAAGATTACCAAAATTATTCATGATAATAAATCATTTGAAATAGTTTTAAACGATGATATTAAGATTTCAAATATACTCTTGAAAAATAATGATGTTAAATTGCCTATATATAGGAGTAAAAATAAAGTATATAAACAATTTGGCATTTTAAAAAGAGAGTTCAGGCAATATCTAGTCAGTGCTTTATATCAAAATAAAATATCTTCAAAAACTGAAAAAACCGTATTTAAAACGAATAAACTTTCGATTTCAAAAAAACATCTAAAAATAAAAGCTTTTGTATCCGTCATTTTTGACGATGATATTGAAATTGAATGTCGTATTATGCAGAGCGCAAAAGGTTTATGGATTGCGTGGCCTTCAAATAAAAAAGACGGCGTATGGGTAAAAGATTTTGAGTTTATAAATAAAGATTTAAAAAAAGCAGTTGAGAAAAAACTGATTGACGACTATATTTTTAAAAATGATAAAATAAAAGGTAAATAA
- the ftsW gene encoding putative lipid II flippase FtsW, translating into MFKINFEKYDFTLIAAVCICTVFGAFMVFSSSAVMADVKWTSPYKFFLRQILWVIFGFAAMFVTSFLINYKFYKRYAKWIYLFALVLVIAVLFVGVLRLGAKRWLQVGPFTLQPSELAKIAVVIAIADFISRKKKLVEKWKGLIAPGFIILLMLFPIVVEPDLGTPILVAVVCFAMLFCAGMKMNVIFAGGLALILLMVEEIMRKPYRITRVKDYLASFVNIDVSSYQVKQSLNALGSGGFWGKGLGKSEMKLMYLPEAHTDFIFPIIGEELGFLGAVSVIAFFMYLFFKGIKMSKNMPDVFSQYLCLGITFLIVFQAIINISVATGVFPAKGLALPFISFGGTALIITMATSGILINLSQYNKKQSRT; encoded by the coding sequence TTGTTTAAGATTAATTTTGAAAAATATGATTTTACTCTTATAGCGGCAGTATGTATATGCACTGTTTTTGGAGCATTTATGGTATTTTCGTCAAGCGCTGTTATGGCTGACGTAAAATGGACAAGTCCTTACAAGTTTTTTTTGAGGCAAATTCTGTGGGTTATATTTGGTTTTGCGGCAATGTTTGTGACAAGTTTTTTAATTAATTATAAATTTTACAAAAGATATGCAAAATGGATTTATTTGTTTGCGTTGGTTTTGGTCATTGCGGTTTTATTTGTGGGAGTTCTTCGGTTGGGAGCAAAAAGATGGTTACAGGTAGGTCCCTTTACTCTGCAGCCTTCAGAATTAGCAAAGATTGCAGTAGTTATAGCTATAGCTGACTTTATATCGAGAAAAAAAAAGTTAGTTGAGAAATGGAAAGGTTTAATAGCGCCGGGATTTATTATTTTGCTTATGCTTTTTCCAATTGTTGTAGAACCTGATTTAGGCACGCCTATTTTAGTAGCTGTAGTATGTTTTGCAATGCTGTTTTGTGCGGGAATGAAAATGAATGTTATATTTGCCGGAGGTTTAGCGTTAATTCTTTTGATGGTTGAAGAAATTATGAGAAAACCTTACAGAATTACAAGGGTTAAAGATTATCTTGCTTCTTTTGTAAATATTGATGTATCTTCTTATCAGGTAAAACAGTCTTTAAATGCTCTGGGTTCAGGCGGTTTTTGGGGTAAAGGTCTCGGTAAAAGTGAGATGAAGCTTATGTATCTTCCTGAAGCGCACACTGATTTTATTTTTCCTATTATAGGAGAAGAACTCGGATTTCTTGGAGCAGTCTCGGTTATTGCATTTTTTATGTACTTGTTCTTCAAAGGCATAAAAATGAGTAAGAATATGCCTGATGTTTTTTCGCAGTATCTGTGTTTAGGAATAACGTTCCTGATAGTTTTTCAGGCTATTATAAATATTTCCGTTGCTACGGGAGTGTTTCCGGCAAAAGGACTGGCGCTTCCGTTTATATCTTTTGGAGGAACGGCGCTTATTATAACTATGGCAACTTCAGGAATATTGATAAATTTATCACAATACAATAAAAAACAGAGCAGAACGTGA
- the uvrB gene encoding excinuclease ABC subunit UvrB → MKNEFKLISKFKPSGDQPQAIDKLYHNYLNNKNSQILLGVTGSGKTFVMASVIEKLQKPTLIISPNKILAAQTYAEFKAFFPNNSVEYFISYYDYYQPEAYIPSSDTYIEKDASINDHIDRLRLKATTSILERKDVIVVASVSCIYNLGSPKDYQNMCVEIIAGKEKTISLLLTELIASRYERNEVEFKRGKFRVKGDTVEIFPAYLETAVKIEFCGDTVERIKEFNPVTGEVISKKDKAYIYPAKLFVTDKYKVDKALKTIQIELNTRLEVLKSQNKFLEAQRLEQRTKYDIEMLKETGSCNGIENYSRHLSGGLSGAKPTTLIDYFVQENDDFLIITDESHISLPQIRGMYEGDRSRKQTLVDFGFRLPSALDNRPLKFQEFEKVIRKFMMVSATPGTYELNRSKKYIVDLIIRPTGLVDPEIVIRPISGQIQDLMQEIRKNVEKKQRTLVTTLTKKMSEDLAAYLKEKGIKVEYLHSEIDTLTRIEILKNLRLGKFDVLVGINLLREGLDLPEVSLVVVLDADKEGFLRSEPTLIQICGRAARNIDGRVIFYADTVTGSMQRALREMNRRRDKQLEHNKKNNIKPKSIIKAVHELDEFRNLSREESMNHIVAEEQLNYNITPKNIGNIIKEVELQMRESADNLDFESAAALRDRMLELKNMKSCKSSKR, encoded by the coding sequence ATGAAAAATGAATTTAAACTGATTTCAAAATTCAAACCGTCCGGTGACCAGCCGCAGGCTATCGATAAGCTGTATCATAATTATTTAAATAATAAAAACTCGCAGATTTTGCTTGGCGTTACAGGTTCGGGAAAAACATTTGTTATGGCAAGCGTTATTGAAAAACTTCAGAAACCTACGCTTATAATATCGCCGAACAAAATTTTAGCAGCGCAGACTTATGCTGAATTTAAGGCTTTTTTTCCAAATAATTCCGTAGAATATTTTATATCTTATTACGACTATTACCAGCCTGAAGCCTATATTCCTTCAAGCGACACATACATAGAAAAAGATGCGTCAATAAATGACCATATAGACAGATTGCGTTTAAAAGCGACTACTTCTATTCTTGAGAGAAAAGATGTTATTGTAGTCGCTTCTGTTTCGTGTATATATAATCTGGGATCTCCTAAAGATTATCAAAATATGTGCGTTGAAATAATTGCTGGAAAAGAAAAAACAATAAGTCTGCTTTTAACAGAACTTATTGCAAGCCGTTATGAGAGAAATGAAGTTGAATTTAAAAGGGGGAAGTTCAGGGTAAAAGGCGATACTGTTGAAATTTTTCCCGCTTACCTTGAAACTGCCGTAAAAATTGAGTTTTGCGGCGATACGGTTGAAAGGATAAAAGAATTTAATCCGGTAACTGGTGAAGTAATTAGTAAAAAAGATAAAGCCTATATTTATCCTGCAAAACTTTTTGTCACTGATAAGTATAAGGTTGATAAAGCTTTAAAAACCATACAGATAGAATTGAATACGCGGCTTGAGGTATTAAAGTCTCAAAATAAATTTCTTGAAGCACAGCGTCTTGAACAGAGAACGAAATACGATATTGAAATGTTAAAAGAAACCGGATCGTGCAATGGGATTGAAAACTATTCAAGACATCTTTCAGGCGGTCTGTCGGGAGCTAAACCGACTACTCTTATAGATTATTTCGTGCAGGAAAATGATGATTTTTTAATAATAACTGACGAATCGCATATTTCTCTTCCGCAGATAAGAGGAATGTATGAAGGCGACAGGAGCAGAAAACAAACTCTTGTAGATTTTGGTTTCAGACTGCCTTCTGCTTTAGATAACAGACCTTTGAAGTTTCAGGAATTTGAAAAAGTTATAAGAAAATTTATGATGGTCTCGGCAACTCCGGGAACATACGAGCTTAATAGAAGCAAAAAATATATAGTGGATTTGATTATTCGCCCTACTGGACTTGTAGATCCAGAAATTGTCATCCGTCCTATAAGCGGGCAGATACAGGATTTAATGCAGGAAATACGGAAAAATGTTGAGAAAAAACAGAGAACCTTAGTTACTACGCTTACAAAAAAAATGTCCGAAGATTTGGCGGCTTATTTGAAAGAAAAAGGGATTAAAGTTGAATATTTGCATTCTGAAATAGATACTTTAACAAGAATAGAAATACTTAAAAATCTGCGTCTTGGTAAATTTGACGTTTTAGTGGGAATAAATCTTTTGAGAGAAGGATTAGATTTGCCTGAAGTATCTTTGGTAGTTGTTTTAGATGCTGATAAAGAGGGCTTTTTGCGTTCTGAACCTACGCTTATCCAGATTTGCGGAAGAGCTGCGAGAAATATTGACGGGCGAGTCATTTTCTATGCGGATACTGTGACCGGTTCGATGCAGAGAGCTTTAAGAGAAATGAACCGCAGGCGCGATAAACAGCTTGAACATAATAAAAAAAACAATATTAAACCCAAGTCAATAATCAAAGCCGTTCACGAACTTGACGAGTTTAGAAATTTATCAAGAGAAGAATCTATGAATCATATTGTTGCCGAAGAACAGCTTAATTATAATATCACTCCTAAAAATATTGGCAACATAATAAAAGAAGTTGAATTACAGATGAGAGAATCTGCTGACAATCTTGATTTTGAATCAGCTGCAGCCTTAAGGGACAGAATGCTTGAACTAAAAAATATGAAATCCTGCAAATCTTCTAAGCGTTAA
- the surE gene encoding 5'/3'-nucleotidase SurE, translated as MHEILISNDDGVKAPGLRPLMKELSKIGKVYVIVPKTQMSGTGHGITLAKYKKVEKIEKDFYVIKGGTPADCVKYGLYHFFKNKTDLVVSGINTCPNLGQDVIYSGTVGAAREGALRGVPSLAVSAAEVCATEYEHSAIATREIAEKVLKRKKFFKNICLNINIPQNYKGIKVAPLGLRIYDESVETVVDERGNFSYRLSGKYISGGKNKGTDIDTVDKGYISVTPLRIDQTDFTFIKKLNYKVIIPSKK; from the coding sequence ATGCATGAAATCTTGATTTCAAACGATGATGGCGTAAAAGCTCCCGGACTTCGTCCTCTGATGAAAGAGCTTTCCAAGATAGGAAAAGTTTATGTGATTGTTCCAAAAACTCAAATGTCAGGCACAGGGCACGGTATAACGCTTGCAAAATATAAAAAAGTCGAAAAAATAGAAAAAGATTTTTATGTGATAAAAGGCGGTACTCCTGCAGATTGTGTGAAATACGGTTTGTATCATTTTTTTAAAAATAAAACGGATTTAGTGGTGTCCGGCATAAATACGTGTCCTAATCTTGGGCAAGATGTTATTTATTCAGGAACTGTCGGTGCTGCAAGAGAGGGGGCGTTAAGAGGAGTTCCGTCTCTTGCCGTTTCTGCGGCAGAAGTGTGTGCTACGGAATATGAACATTCGGCTATTGCAACAAGAGAGATTGCCGAAAAGGTATTGAAAAGAAAAAAATTTTTCAAGAATATTTGTTTAAATATAAATATTCCTCAAAATTATAAAGGTATAAAAGTCGCTCCTTTGGGACTGCGCATTTATGACGAGAGCGTCGAAACTGTCGTTGATGAAAGAGGAAATTTTTCTTACAGACTATCGGGTAAATATATATCTGGCGGAAAAAACAAGGGGACAGACATAGATACTGTGGATAAAGGCTATATTTCTGTTACTCCGCTACGAATTGATCAGACAGATTTTACTTTTATAAAAAAATTAAATTATAAGGTTATTATTCCTTCTAAAAAATAA
- the panD gene encoding aspartate 1-decarboxylase has product MKFVLNSKIFRATVTQANVKYEGSITIDMDLCDKAGFWIGEKVLVVSNTTGARLETYVIPGGSGVICMNGAAAHLIKTGEEIIIMGFKLSDKPINPRIVFVDKNNKVLKIK; this is encoded by the coding sequence ATGAAGTTTGTTTTAAATTCAAAAATATTTAGAGCTACAGTAACGCAGGCTAATGTGAAATATGAGGGCAGCATAACAATAGACATGGATCTTTGTGATAAAGCGGGCTTTTGGATAGGGGAGAAAGTTCTTGTTGTTTCAAATACAACGGGGGCGCGTTTGGAAACTTACGTAATCCCTGGCGGCTCCGGAGTAATTTGTATGAATGGAGCGGCAGCTCATCTTATAAAAACAGGCGAAGAAATAATAATAATGGGGTTTAAGCTTTCGGATAAACCTATTAACCCGAGGATTGTTTTTGTTGACAAAAATAATAAAGTTTTAAAAATAAAATAG
- a CDS encoding YtxH domain-containing protein produces MSDNRDTLLAFVLGGLIGATLGILYAPKSGRETRSNIKKFGEEIVDTVSNLSDDFKDDESQFKVSSKIK; encoded by the coding sequence ATGAGCGATAATAGAGATACGCTTTTGGCTTTTGTTTTAGGCGGTTTAATAGGAGCGACTCTGGGAATACTGTATGCTCCCAAATCGGGAAGAGAGACGAGAAGCAACATTAAAAAGTTCGGCGAAGAAATAGTGGACACTGTCAGCAATTTAAGCGATGATTTCAAAGATGATGAAAGCCAGTTTAAGGTTTCTTCTAAAATAAAGTAA
- a CDS encoding ATP-binding cassette domain-containing protein gives MEKINIVFNLFRNYKTEVFQYLGIDFLLKFINIITTFFLVVFIDTVDISNNFVLIFVTLYISVLVFSSFSVLFKTLTLYLLENKVLFDFRKIILTKFLNSRYNVNSNLNKGPYLSQRVINDTELINDLFVAPIAKSISSIFFLACLLPIFLQFNFLIILLLILSAVLPSLFFSFFNRKNRCFTSKYQEKFALYSSKLSDVIDSIREIKLFDLYKKETDEIDSKVEDLVLINVKRIFWGFTSGQFGVSLQHIIIGILLGFLGCQVQQKVITLGQAIFIYSISDNLFYVINDFWSLYFSIKNSDVPWKRIKRILLRKYENNDVNNDVKKINSIVFQNVSVEKNSRVILKNLNLKINSKDKTVLIGNTGVGKTTILNLIVLFDNISAGNILINGEDLYGIDIKNFRSKISYFTQDSFLFNTTIKENILLNLDHNNLIVNQKYLEILKICKLDNLDDKRVVGNKGVFVSGGEKQRITLARCLMKNPEVLLLDEFGNSIHENMEIEIYKNLINFYKDKIIIAVSHRVSIANLFDKKIQV, from the coding sequence ATGGAAAAGATTAATATTGTATTTAATCTTTTTAGGAATTATAAAACAGAAGTTTTTCAATATTTAGGAATTGATTTTTTATTGAAATTCATCAATATAATTACTACTTTTTTCTTAGTGGTTTTCATTGATACAGTTGATATTAGCAATAATTTTGTTTTGATTTTTGTGACTTTATACATTTCCGTGTTAGTTTTCAGCTCATTTTCTGTTTTATTTAAAACACTTACTTTATATTTGTTAGAAAATAAAGTTTTATTTGACTTCAGAAAGATTATTTTAACAAAATTCTTAAATTCTAGATACAACGTCAACAGTAATCTAAATAAAGGTCCATATTTATCCCAGAGAGTTATAAATGATACAGAACTTATAAATGATTTATTTGTAGCCCCGATAGCAAAGAGTATCAGTTCAATATTCTTTTTAGCATGTTTGTTGCCGATTTTTTTACAATTTAATTTTCTAATTATTTTGTTGCTTATTTTAAGTGCTGTTTTGCCATCTTTGTTTTTTTCTTTTTTTAATAGAAAGAATCGATGTTTTACATCTAAATATCAGGAAAAGTTTGCTTTATATTCTTCAAAATTATCAGATGTGATAGATTCGATTAGAGAAATAAAATTATTTGATTTATATAAAAAAGAAACGGACGAGATTGATTCTAAAGTCGAAGATTTAGTTTTGATAAATGTAAAAAGAATTTTTTGGGGATTTACATCCGGACAATTTGGTGTGTCGTTACAACATATTATTATTGGAATTTTGCTCGGATTTTTGGGTTGTCAAGTTCAGCAGAAAGTAATTACTTTAGGGCAAGCAATTTTTATTTATAGCATATCGGATAATCTTTTTTATGTTATTAATGATTTTTGGAGTCTTTATTTTTCTATTAAGAATTCCGATGTGCCTTGGAAAAGAATTAAAAGAATATTGCTTAGAAAGTATGAAAATAATGATGTTAATAATGATGTTAAAAAAATTAACAGTATAGTTTTTCAAAATGTTTCAGTAGAAAAAAACAGTAGAGTTATATTAAAAAATCTGAATTTAAAAATTAATTCAAAAGATAAAACTGTTTTAATTGGAAATACCGGAGTTGGTAAGACGACAATTTTAAATTTAATAGTACTTTTTGATAATATATCTGCTGGCAACATTCTAATAAATGGTGAAGACTTATATGGTATAGACATTAAAAATTTTCGATCTAAAATATCTTATTTCACGCAAGATTCTTTTTTATTTAATACAACTATTAAAGAAAATATTTTATTAAATTTAGATCATAATAATTTAATAGTAAATCAAAAATATTTAGAAATTTTAAAAATATGTAAACTTGATAATTTAGATGATAAAAGAGTTGTAGGGAATAAAGGCGTATTTGTTTCGGGAGGAGAAAAACAAAGGATAACTTTAGCAAGATGTCTAATGAAAAATCCTGAAGTTTTATTATTAGATGAGTTCGGAAATTCTATTCATGAAAATATGGAAATAGAAATTTATAAGAATTTAATTAATTTTTATAAAGACAAAATTATTATTGCTGTTTCCCATAGAGTAAGTATTGCTAATTTGTTTGATAAAAAAATTCAGGTGTAA
- a CDS encoding radical SAM/SPASM domain-containing protein yields MINFERNKYFFDSLNLTVAITNECNLNCIFCYVNKDNIYKLSARNYKNIINFIKRYYEDHKIKNLFITWSGGEPLIDLDNIIKLSEEIINFCCKNDIHYKSNIITNAVLLNKETVKILQKVGVSNIQVSIEPTEILDSLNRPIKNTNKSNFNNTYENVKNTAELISIVLRIALSKKNFNQIVSFVEKLKNDNLFFNKVNFALGPLHIPYLNSQLDYAILNDIFDSREYSNIYFDIYEELFNKNIINFTPYPELYKECGAYKNNVFVIDANGDIFKCFENVFNRSESIGNIRDKSINLTYKYTDWIKKDFDFEKLECYHCKLLPICKGGCNMVRRFKKETNIGNFLELGCSEWKYEYEKGLRLYYKSLKKNGKD; encoded by the coding sequence ATAATTAATTTTGAAAGAAATAAATATTTTTTCGACAGTTTAAATTTAACAGTAGCAATTACAAATGAATGTAATTTGAATTGTATTTTTTGTTATGTAAATAAAGATAACATTTATAAATTGTCAGCAAGAAATTATAAAAATATTATCAATTTTATAAAACGATACTATGAAGATCATAAAATTAAAAATTTATTTATAACGTGGTCTGGCGGAGAGCCATTAATTGATCTTGATAATATAATAAAATTATCAGAAGAAATTATTAATTTTTGTTGTAAAAACGATATTCACTATAAGTCCAATATTATAACCAATGCTGTTTTATTGAATAAAGAAACTGTAAAAATTTTACAGAAAGTAGGAGTTAGTAATATACAAGTTTCTATAGAGCCAACAGAAATTTTGGATTCACTAAACAGACCTATTAAGAATACAAATAAATCAAATTTTAATAATACTTATGAAAATGTAAAAAATACGGCAGAATTAATATCAATTGTTTTAAGAATTGCGTTGTCAAAGAAAAATTTTAATCAAATTGTTAGTTTCGTTGAAAAATTGAAAAATGATAATTTATTTTTTAATAAAGTAAACTTTGCTTTAGGTCCATTGCATATCCCTTACTTAAATTCGCAACTGGATTATGCTATTTTAAATGATATTTTTGATTCCAGAGAATATTCTAATATATATTTTGATATTTATGAGGAGTTGTTTAATAAAAATATCATAAATTTTACTCCTTACCCGGAATTGTATAAAGAATGCGGGGCTTATAAAAACAATGTGTTTGTTATAGACGCAAACGGTGATATTTTTAAGTGTTTTGAAAATGTATTTAATAGATCTGAATCTATCGGAAATATAAGAGATAAAAGTATAAACTTAACTTATAAGTATACAGACTGGATAAAAAAAGATTTTGATTTTGAAAAATTAGAGTGTTATCACTGTAAATTATTGCCTATATGTAAGGGTGGATGCAATATGGTAAGGAGATTTAAAAAAGAAACCAATATAGGGAATTTTTTAGAATTAGGTTGTAGTGAGTGGAAATATGAATATGAAAAAGGATTGAGATTATATTATAAGAGTCTCAAGAAGAATGGAAAAGATTAA
- a CDS encoding mechanosensitive ion channel family protein, which yields MIPSNFMLWLKSIILFVLIFSVGFLFKKYFIKFIQNIFVRDRLVLLGEAFAISSSYISFWFFLIALYAAFLIAPVNNMVVIHKLFYGVFAFSIVVFVASVLSKVFRKSIPEKIGVNVIKFSVIFVGLILILNQAGIKLTPILTALGIGSLAVALALQDTLVNFFAGINILLSKQIARGDYIKLDSGQEGTIIEVNWRITLMKTISNTVISVPNSKLSSAILTSFQFRKAEVSASVNCGVAYGSDLECVEKIAILAAQEIIYKYEDSVKTYTPIVHFIGFEDSSINFTLIFRVKNVYVRNFIQSEVFKNLYKKLNEEKIEIPFPQRVVTLNKH from the coding sequence ATGATACCGTCAAATTTTATGTTATGGTTAAAAAGCATAATTTTGTTTGTGTTAATATTTTCTGTCGGATTTTTGTTTAAAAAATATTTCATAAAGTTTATTCAAAATATTTTTGTGAGAGACAGGCTTGTTTTACTTGGAGAAGCATTTGCAATATCAAGTAGTTACATTTCTTTTTGGTTCTTTCTTATAGCTTTGTACGCGGCTTTTTTAATAGCGCCTGTAAATAATATGGTGGTTATTCATAAATTGTTTTATGGAGTATTTGCTTTTTCCATAGTTGTTTTTGTAGCATCAGTTCTTTCCAAAGTTTTTCGTAAATCTATTCCTGAAAAAATCGGAGTAAATGTAATAAAATTTAGCGTGATATTTGTCGGTTTGATATTAATATTAAATCAGGCTGGCATTAAATTGACGCCTATTTTAACGGCATTGGGTATAGGCTCGTTGGCGGTAGCTCTTGCGCTTCAGGATACTCTCGTCAATTTTTTTGCAGGGATAAATATTCTTTTAAGCAAACAAATTGCAAGAGGCGATTATATTAAGCTTGATTCGGGGCAGGAAGGGACGATAATTGAGGTTAATTGGAGAATAACTCTTATGAAGACGATTTCTAATACGGTTATTTCAGTGCCAAATAGTAAATTATCATCTGCAATATTGACAAGTTTTCAGTTCCGAAAAGCTGAAGTTAGTGCTTCGGTAAACTGTGGAGTGGCGTACGGCAGTGATTTGGAATGCGTAGAAAAAATTGCGATACTTGCGGCTCAGGAGATAATATATAAATACGAAGACTCTGTAAAAACTTATACTCCAATAGTGCATTTTATAGGTTTTGAGGATTCTTCGATAAATTTTACTTTAATTTTCAGGGTAAAAAATGTCTATGTAAGAAATTTTATTCAGAGCGAAGTGTTTAAAAATCTGTATAAAAAATTAAATGAAGAAAAAATAGAAATTCCATTCCCTCAAAGGGTTGTTACACTTAACAAGCATTGA